One window from the genome of Candidatus Didemnitutus sp. encodes:
- a CDS encoding ABC transporter ATP-binding protein yields MPLLAVTDLRTHFHTRSGVYRAVDGVSFALERGETLGIVGESGSGKSVTCYSLMGLIPQPPGRIESGRALFDGTDLLHCSPAEARAIRGKRIAMIFQDPMTSLNPYLRIGEQIIEPLLIHEKISRADALARARAMLDEVGINEPDRRLQQYPHEFSGGMRQRVMIAMALITNPELLIADEPTTALDVTVQAQILELIKKLQRQHGMAVIFITHDLAVVSGLCDRVQVMYAGRIVERAPTRTLFTAPSHPYAHALQRSIPALQQKGEALHTIPGLPPDLSKPLAGCPFAPRCPHAVDYCHREPVALLPVHPEQESACLRVQRGELKL; encoded by the coding sequence TTGCCCCTCCTCGCCGTCACCGATCTCCGCACCCATTTCCACACGCGCAGCGGCGTCTACCGCGCGGTGGACGGAGTGAGCTTCGCCCTCGAACGCGGCGAGACGCTCGGCATCGTCGGCGAGTCCGGCTCGGGCAAATCGGTCACCTGTTACTCGCTGATGGGCCTCATCCCGCAGCCGCCCGGCCGCATCGAGAGCGGACGTGCGCTTTTCGACGGCACCGATCTGCTGCACTGCTCGCCCGCCGAAGCGCGCGCCATCCGCGGCAAGCGCATCGCGATGATTTTCCAGGATCCGATGACTTCGCTGAACCCCTACCTGCGGATCGGCGAACAGATCATCGAGCCGCTGCTCATCCATGAAAAGATCAGCCGCGCCGACGCCCTCGCCCGCGCCCGCGCGATGCTCGACGAGGTCGGCATCAACGAACCCGACCGCCGCCTCCAACAATACCCGCACGAATTCTCCGGCGGTATGCGCCAGCGCGTGATGATCGCGATGGCGCTCATCACGAATCCCGAGTTGCTCATTGCCGACGAGCCGACCACCGCGCTCGACGTGACGGTGCAGGCACAGATTCTCGAGCTGATCAAGAAACTCCAACGCCAGCACGGCATGGCGGTGATCTTCATCACGCACGACCTCGCAGTCGTCTCCGGCCTCTGCGACCGCGTGCAAGTGATGTATGCCGGCCGCATCGTCGAACGCGCGCCGACGCGCACGCTGTTCACCGCGCCGAGCCATCCCTACGCGCACGCCCTGCAACGCTCGATTCCCGCGCTCCAGCAAAAAGGCGAGGCGCTCCACACGATTCCCGGTCTGCCGCCCGATCTCTCGAAACCGCTCGCCGGTTGCCCGTTCGCCCCGCGCTGCCCGCACGCCGTCGATTATTGCCACCGCGAACCGGTCGCATTGCTGCCGGTCCACCCCGAACAGGAAAGCGCCTGCCTGCGTGTGCAACGCGGGGAACTCAAGCTGTAG
- a CDS encoding ATP-binding cassette domain-containing protein: MPEPLLELRDVQTHFPVESGFLLRRQTGTVKAVDGVSLTIARGEVVGLVGESGCGKSTLARTVMQLVPTTGGSVILAGRNLTTASAAEVKTARRGMQMVFQDPFASLNPRMTVFDALAEPLRVHAVCPPAEIPARVAHLMELVGLASRFSRKYPHEFSGGQRQRIAIARALALEPQLIIADEPVSALDVSIQAQILNLLATLVRQMNLTLLFIAHDLSVVKHVSDRVAVMYLGKIVELGPAAAVIDSPRHPYTRALISAIPTVRPEDGRERIVLAGDPPSPMHPPGGCPFHPRCPYAQEKCLRDRPPLLAVEPGHTAACVRLGEID; the protein is encoded by the coding sequence ATGCCTGAACCGCTCCTCGAACTCCGCGACGTGCAGACTCACTTCCCGGTCGAGTCCGGCTTCCTGCTGCGCCGGCAAACCGGCACGGTGAAAGCCGTCGACGGCGTGTCGCTGACGATCGCGCGCGGCGAAGTCGTCGGTCTCGTCGGCGAGTCCGGCTGCGGCAAGTCCACGCTCGCCCGCACGGTCATGCAGCTCGTGCCGACGACCGGCGGCAGCGTGATTCTCGCCGGCCGGAACCTGACCACGGCTTCCGCGGCGGAAGTAAAAACGGCCCGCCGCGGCATGCAGATGGTTTTCCAGGACCCGTTCGCGTCGCTCAATCCGCGCATGACCGTGTTCGACGCGCTCGCCGAGCCGCTGCGTGTGCACGCGGTCTGCCCACCGGCCGAGATTCCCGCGCGCGTCGCGCACCTGATGGAGCTCGTCGGCCTCGCCTCTCGCTTCTCGCGGAAATACCCGCACGAATTCTCCGGCGGACAACGCCAGCGCATCGCCATCGCGCGCGCGCTCGCGCTCGAGCCGCAGCTCATCATCGCCGACGAACCGGTCTCGGCCCTCGACGTCTCGATCCAGGCGCAGATCCTGAATCTCCTCGCGACGCTCGTCCGGCAGATGAACCTCACGCTGCTGTTCATCGCGCACGATCTCTCGGTGGTGAAACACGTCAGCGACCGCGTCGCCGTGATGTATCTCGGCAAAATCGTCGAGCTCGGGCCCGCCGCCGCCGTCATCGACAGCCCACGGCATCCCTACACCCGCGCGCTCATCAGCGCGATTCCCACGGTGCGTCCCGAAGACGGCCGCGAGCGCATCGTGCTCGCGGGCGATCCGCCCTCGCCGATGCATCCGCCGGGCGGCTGCCCGTTTCATCCGCGCTGTCCCTACGCGCAGGAGAAATGTCTCCGCGACCGCCCGCCGCTCCTGGCCGTCGAACCGGGTCATACCGCCGCCTGCGTGCGTCTCGGTGAAATCGACTGA
- a CDS encoding DUF3826 domain-containing protein, translating into MHISRPFSRGLKFVAFAVALVGSAILRAAEPGAVAPAKTDPAILKRAAAWVGELGLADPAKSERVRAVIAAHLTTVRDWHNAHPYTTVPEGVNPATGKPLSKLDREMIADGAMPKTVHAALMSGLRADLTEAQVEAILDKYTVGKVAFTLKGYHAIVPDLTAEEEKIILGFLQQAREEAVDYKSMPQISAIFEIYKTKSEQYLISRGRDWKALFRAYVQKVQAEKAARKAAPAPEPAKAN; encoded by the coding sequence ATGCACATCTCCCGCCCGTTCTCCCGTGGATTGAAATTCGTCGCGTTCGCTGTCGCGCTCGTTGGCTCCGCCATCCTGCGCGCCGCGGAACCGGGCGCCGTCGCACCCGCGAAAACCGATCCCGCGATCCTCAAACGCGCCGCTGCCTGGGTGGGCGAACTCGGCCTCGCCGACCCGGCGAAATCCGAACGCGTCCGCGCCGTCATTGCCGCGCACCTCACCACGGTCCGCGACTGGCACAACGCCCACCCCTACACCACCGTGCCCGAGGGCGTGAACCCCGCGACGGGCAAACCGCTCAGCAAACTCGACCGCGAGATGATCGCCGACGGCGCCATGCCCAAAACGGTCCACGCCGCGCTGATGTCCGGCCTGCGCGCTGACCTGACCGAGGCGCAAGTCGAGGCGATCCTAGACAAATACACGGTCGGCAAGGTCGCCTTCACCCTGAAGGGCTACCACGCGATCGTGCCCGATCTCACCGCAGAGGAGGAAAAGATCATCCTCGGTTTTCTGCAGCAGGCGCGCGAGGAAGCCGTCGACTACAAGAGCATGCCGCAGATCTCGGCCATCTTCGAAATCTACAAGACGAAGTCCGAACAGTATCTGATCTCGCGCGGCCGCGACTGGAAGGCGTTGTTCCGCGCCTACGTCCAGAAGGTCCAGGCGGAAAAGGCGGCCAGGAAAGCCGCGCCGGCGCCCGAACCCGCGAAAGCCAACTGA
- a CDS encoding helix-hairpin-helix domain-containing protein → MKTDPFAARQESLRELRTIPGIGPSLALDLYSLGVRRVADLKKKDPEKLYRGLERLTASKQDRCVLYTFRCAVYFAKTKRPRPEKLLWWNWQDAPVKKAQRARH, encoded by the coding sequence ATGAAAACCGATCCCTTCGCCGCCCGTCAGGAATCGTTGCGCGAGTTGCGCACCATCCCAGGCATCGGGCCGAGCCTCGCCCTCGACCTCTACTCGCTCGGCGTCCGCCGCGTCGCCGATCTGAAGAAAAAGGATCCCGAGAAACTCTACCGCGGGCTCGAGCGCTTGACCGCGTCGAAGCAGGATCGGTGCGTGCTCTACACCTTCCGCTGCGCGGTCTACTTCGCGAAGACGAAACGCCCGCGCCCGGAGAAGCTCCTCTGGTGGAACTGGCAGGACGCGCCGGTGAAGAAGGCGCAGCGCGCGCGCCATTGA
- a CDS encoding tRNA (cytidine(34)-2'-O)-methyltransferase, with product MLHVILFQPQIAPNTGNIGRMCAVTKSRLHLIHPLGFKITDANLRRAGMDYWFSLDVHQHENWETFKASPAAPQRLWLFTTHATRTFWDVKFADGDGLLMGNEGAGVPDWLHAEFGDERRLKIPHANGELRSLNLSTAAGVAAYEALRQIGLPK from the coding sequence ATGCTCCACGTCATCCTCTTCCAACCGCAAATTGCCCCGAACACCGGCAACATCGGCCGCATGTGCGCCGTGACGAAATCGCGCCTGCACCTCATCCATCCGCTGGGCTTCAAGATCACCGACGCGAACCTGCGCCGCGCGGGCATGGACTACTGGTTCTCGCTCGACGTGCACCAGCACGAGAACTGGGAGACCTTCAAGGCGAGTCCGGCCGCACCGCAGCGCCTGTGGCTGTTCACGACGCACGCCACCCGGACGTTCTGGGACGTGAAGTTCGCGGATGGCGACGGCCTGCTGATGGGCAACGAAGGGGCGGGCGTGCCGGATTGGCTGCACGCGGAGTTCGGCGACGAGCGCCGGTTGAAAATCCCGCACGCCAACGGAGAGCTGCGCTCGCTCAATCTCTCGACGGCCGCCGGCGTGGCCGCTTACGAGGCGCTGCGCCAGATTGGCCTGCCGAAGTAA
- a CDS encoding response regulator produces the protein MQSASSPSPNSQSAAVSDSGAPFGMGVMLLDDEVAYIDLLQQLLGEHLACPVHSFSRPAAALAALPTLNVGLIVTDYHMPGMDGLEFLTAVQAIKPHLPAVMITAHEIELGVGRAARVAALKAVVRKPFKWTALAEEINRYWMGSRPPFPFVR, from the coding sequence ATGCAGTCCGCGTCCTCGCCCTCGCCCAATTCGCAGTCGGCCGCCGTGTCCGACAGCGGCGCGCCGTTTGGCATGGGTGTGATGCTGCTCGACGACGAGGTGGCCTACATCGATTTGCTCCAGCAACTGCTCGGCGAACATCTCGCGTGCCCGGTGCACAGCTTTTCGCGTCCCGCCGCAGCGCTCGCCGCACTGCCGACACTGAACGTCGGGCTGATCGTCACCGATTACCACATGCCGGGGATGGACGGCTTGGAATTTCTCACCGCCGTGCAGGCGATCAAGCCGCACCTGCCCGCGGTCATGATCACGGCGCACGAAATCGAGCTGGGCGTCGGGCGCGCGGCTCGCGTGGCAGCGCTGAAGGCGGTCGTGCGCAAGCCGTTCAAATGGACCGCGCTCGCCGAGGAGATCAACCGCTACTGGATGGGTTCGCGTCCGCCGTTCCCGTTCGTGCGCTGA
- a CDS encoding S9 family peptidase, translating to MKLKALVTLAAAPVLAFAAQFEYPASKTVDQVDDVHGVKIADPFRWLEDVDSADTKAWVDAQNKITFDFLKNLPKRDAIKQRLQELLNFPRYSLPGKTGGRYFYTYNTGLQNQSPLFVKDSLTAEGRLVIDPNTMSKDGTVALSTIAPSEDGKWVGYGIARAGSDWNEFRVRDLATGQDTEDVINWVKFSGFSWAKDSSGFFYSRYPEPRREGNQVFSDLSNQKIYFHRLGTKQADDLLVYERPDQPKWGLGGGVTEDGRYLIINVSEGTDPRNRLYYLDLQDAKKPVVQGEVVRLIDVLEASYNVIGNDGSTLFLLTDLDAPRNKVIAIDLKNPDRANWKTLVPESKDVISNAAYIGGKFVVNYMQDAKSVLAVYAKDGASLGNIALPGIGNVAGLSGREDESEMFFSFASFTYPTTNFRADLATGKVEVFQAPKVAFDPSVYETQQVFYTSKDGTKVPMFITHRKGIKLDGSHPTLLYAYGGFNISMLPTFSTSNLAWMELGGIYAVANLRGGGEYGREWHLAGTKLKKQNVFDDFIAAGDYLVAQHYTSHDKLVISGGSNGGLLIGAVVNQRPDLAKVAFPAVGVMDMTRFQKFTIGWAWASDYGSVDDSAEMAAYLKGYSPVHNVKPGVRYPAIMVTTGDHDDRVHPGHSFKYAAALQAANPQNPLPMFIRIETNAGHGAGKPISKQIEETADKFAFALYYTGGAAN from the coding sequence ATGAAGTTGAAGGCCCTGGTTACCCTCGCGGCCGCGCCCGTGTTGGCGTTCGCCGCCCAGTTCGAATACCCCGCCAGCAAGACGGTCGACCAAGTCGACGACGTGCATGGCGTCAAAATCGCGGACCCGTTCCGCTGGCTCGAAGACGTCGACTCTGCCGACACCAAGGCGTGGGTCGACGCGCAGAACAAGATCACGTTCGACTTCCTCAAAAACCTGCCGAAGCGCGACGCCATCAAACAGCGCCTGCAGGAGCTGCTGAACTTCCCGCGCTACAGCCTGCCGGGCAAGACCGGCGGCCGTTATTTCTACACCTACAACACCGGCCTGCAGAACCAGTCGCCGCTCTTCGTGAAGGACTCGCTGACCGCCGAGGGCCGTCTCGTGATTGACCCAAACACGATGTCGAAGGACGGCACCGTGGCGCTGTCGACCATTGCGCCGTCCGAGGACGGCAAGTGGGTCGGCTACGGCATCGCGCGCGCCGGTTCGGATTGGAACGAGTTTCGCGTGCGCGACCTCGCCACCGGTCAGGACACCGAAGACGTGATCAACTGGGTGAAGTTCTCCGGCTTCAGCTGGGCCAAGGACAGCTCGGGCTTCTTCTACTCGCGCTATCCCGAGCCGCGCCGCGAGGGCAACCAGGTCTTCAGCGACCTCTCGAACCAGAAAATCTATTTCCACCGCCTCGGCACGAAGCAGGCCGACGATCTCCTCGTCTACGAGCGTCCCGATCAACCGAAGTGGGGCCTCGGCGGCGGCGTCACCGAGGACGGCCGTTATCTCATCATTAATGTCTCCGAGGGCACCGATCCGCGCAACCGCCTCTATTACCTCGATCTCCAGGACGCGAAGAAGCCGGTCGTGCAGGGCGAAGTCGTCCGCCTCATCGACGTGCTCGAGGCGAGCTATAACGTCATCGGCAACGACGGTTCCACGCTCTTTCTGCTCACCGACCTCGACGCGCCGCGCAACAAGGTCATCGCGATCGATCTCAAGAATCCCGACCGCGCGAACTGGAAGACGCTCGTGCCCGAGTCGAAGGACGTGATCTCCAACGCGGCCTACATCGGCGGCAAGTTCGTCGTGAACTACATGCAGGACGCCAAGAGCGTGCTCGCGGTTTACGCGAAGGACGGCGCGTCGCTCGGCAACATCGCGCTGCCCGGCATCGGCAACGTCGCCGGCCTCAGCGGCCGCGAGGACGAGAGCGAGATGTTCTTCTCCTTCGCGTCGTTCACGTATCCGACGACCAACTTCCGCGCCGACCTCGCCACCGGCAAGGTCGAGGTTTTCCAAGCGCCGAAGGTCGCGTTCGACCCGAGCGTCTACGAGACGCAGCAGGTGTTCTACACGTCGAAGGACGGCACGAAGGTCCCGATGTTCATCACGCACCGCAAGGGCATCAAACTCGACGGCTCGCATCCGACGCTCCTCTACGCCTACGGCGGCTTCAACATCTCGATGCTGCCCACGTTCTCGACCTCGAACCTCGCTTGGATGGAACTCGGCGGCATCTACGCCGTGGCCAACCTGCGCGGTGGCGGCGAATACGGCCGCGAGTGGCACCTCGCCGGCACGAAGCTGAAAAAGCAGAACGTCTTCGACGACTTCATCGCCGCCGGCGACTACCTCGTCGCGCAGCACTACACCTCGCACGACAAGCTCGTGATCAGCGGCGGCTCCAACGGCGGCCTGCTCATCGGCGCCGTCGTCAACCAGCGCCCCGACCTCGCCAAGGTCGCGTTTCCCGCCGTGGGCGTGATGGACATGACGCGCTTCCAGAAATTCACGATCGGTTGGGCGTGGGCGAGCGACTACGGCTCCGTCGACGACAGCGCCGAGATGGCCGCTTATCTGAAAGGTTACTCGCCCGTGCACAACGTGAAGCCCGGCGTCCGCTACCCGGCGATCATGGTCACCACCGGCGACCACGACGACCGCGTGCACCCCGGCCACTCGTTCAAATACGCCGCCGCGCTCCAGGCCGCCAATCCACAGAACCCGCTCCCGATGTTCATCCGCATCGAGACGAACGCCGGCCACGGCGCGGGCAAGCCGATCTCGAAGCAGATCGAAGAGACGGCCGACAAGTTCGCCTTCGCGCTCTACTACACGGGCGGCGCGGCGAACTGA
- a CDS encoding S9 family peptidase: protein MRFTALTPLAALVPALALAANYPVSQTVEHIDDYHGTKVADPYRWLEDIDSADTKAWVKAQNDYTDAQLAQMPEVEQVRRRLTELWNFPRAGVPFKEGKWYFFTRNDGLQNQSPLYVQEGLHGTPRVLIDPNTLAADGTVAVTVTSPSPDGKWLGYGLARAGSDWNEFYLRDIATGQDAPDQIKWVKFSGMSWSHDAQGFFYTRLPEPPGGNAKVFSKIENRKLHYHRVGTAQSDDPLIFALPEHPEWGFGGQVSSDGRYLVIGVTQPGKLGNSVYYIDLVDGHAPQLGGAVVKLVDEFASSYGFIGNVGRTLYFSTNADAPRGKVIAVDLDAGLAAAKTIVPESTDTLEGVRISAGKIVATYMHDAANRIALYELDGKSAGEIALPGLGSVTSVSGKFKDPELFVGFASFLAPGTVLRHDLASGRTETFAETKVGFDLSAYEVKQVFYPSKDGTKIPLFLVHKKGLKLDGSAPGWLYGYGGFNISLKPSFAVPPLVWIERGGVYAVANMRGGGEYGEAWHKAGTKERKQNVFDDFIAAADWLCANGYTSHAKLVLDGRSNGGLLLGAVVNQRPDLCAAAVPAVGVMDMLRYHKFTVGAAWASDYGNSDTAEGFAYLRAYSPLHTVKVGAKYPAVLVTTGDHDDRVYPAHSYKYTAAAQAGAAAGSGPILIHIEANAGHGGSSGTSPVSKTIADWALRMGFGAHFAGWGK, encoded by the coding sequence ATGCGATTCACCGCTCTTACCCCGTTGGCGGCGCTGGTGCCCGCGCTGGCCCTCGCCGCGAATTATCCTGTCAGCCAGACCGTCGAGCACATCGACGACTATCACGGCACCAAGGTCGCCGACCCGTATCGCTGGCTCGAGGACATCGACTCCGCCGACACGAAGGCGTGGGTGAAGGCGCAAAACGACTACACCGACGCGCAGCTCGCGCAGATGCCCGAGGTCGAGCAGGTGCGCCGCCGCCTGACCGAGCTGTGGAACTTCCCGCGCGCCGGCGTCCCGTTCAAGGAGGGCAAGTGGTATTTCTTCACCCGCAACGACGGCCTGCAAAACCAGTCGCCGCTCTACGTGCAGGAGGGACTCCACGGCACGCCGCGCGTGCTGATCGATCCGAACACGCTGGCGGCCGACGGCACCGTCGCGGTGACCGTCACGTCGCCTTCGCCGGACGGCAAATGGCTCGGCTACGGCCTCGCGCGCGCCGGTTCGGATTGGAACGAATTTTATCTGCGCGACATCGCGACCGGTCAGGACGCGCCCGATCAGATCAAATGGGTGAAGTTCTCCGGCATGAGCTGGTCGCACGACGCGCAGGGCTTCTTCTACACGCGCCTGCCGGAACCTCCCGGCGGCAACGCGAAGGTTTTTTCCAAGATCGAGAACCGCAAGCTGCACTACCATCGCGTGGGCACGGCGCAGAGCGATGACCCGTTGATCTTCGCGCTTCCCGAGCACCCCGAGTGGGGCTTCGGCGGACAGGTCTCGTCGGACGGCCGCTATCTCGTCATCGGCGTCACGCAGCCCGGCAAGCTCGGCAACTCGGTTTACTACATCGACCTCGTGGACGGGCACGCGCCGCAGCTCGGCGGCGCGGTGGTGAAGCTCGTGGACGAATTCGCCTCGAGTTACGGCTTCATCGGCAACGTGGGCCGCACGCTGTATTTCTCCACCAACGCCGACGCGCCGCGCGGCAAGGTGATCGCGGTCGATCTCGACGCCGGCCTCGCGGCGGCGAAGACGATCGTGCCGGAATCGACGGACACGCTGGAAGGCGTCCGCATCTCCGCGGGCAAGATCGTGGCGACCTACATGCACGACGCCGCGAACCGCATCGCGCTCTACGAACTCGACGGCAAATCCGCGGGCGAAATCGCGCTGCCGGGCCTTGGCTCGGTCACGAGCGTCTCCGGCAAGTTCAAGGACCCTGAGCTGTTCGTCGGCTTCGCGTCGTTCCTCGCGCCCGGCACCGTGCTGCGCCACGACCTCGCCAGCGGCCGGACCGAGACCTTCGCGGAGACGAAAGTCGGCTTCGATCTCTCGGCCTACGAGGTGAAGCAGGTGTTTTATCCGTCGAAGGACGGCACGAAGATCCCGCTCTTCCTCGTCCACAAAAAGGGCCTCAAACTCGACGGTTCCGCGCCCGGCTGGCTCTACGGCTACGGCGGTTTCAACATCTCGCTCAAGCCGTCGTTCGCGGTTCCGCCGCTCGTTTGGATCGAGCGCGGCGGCGTCTACGCGGTCGCGAACATGCGCGGCGGCGGCGAATACGGCGAAGCGTGGCACAAGGCGGGCACGAAGGAGCGGAAGCAAAACGTGTTCGACGACTTCATCGCCGCGGCCGACTGGCTCTGCGCCAACGGCTACACCTCGCACGCGAAGCTCGTGCTCGACGGTCGCTCCAATGGCGGCCTGCTGCTCGGCGCGGTCGTGAACCAACGCCCCGACCTCTGCGCGGCCGCCGTGCCGGCGGTCGGCGTGATGGACATGTTGCGCTACCACAAATTCACCGTCGGTGCCGCGTGGGCGAGCGACTACGGCAACTCAGATACCGCGGAAGGCTTCGCCTATCTGCGCGCCTACTCGCCGCTGCACACCGTGAAGGTCGGCGCGAAATATCCCGCCGTGCTCGTCACGACCGGCGACCACGACGACCGCGTCTATCCCGCGCATTCCTACAAATACACCGCGGCGGCGCAGGCCGGTGCGGCGGCGGGCAGCGGTCCGATCCTGATCCACATCGAAGCCAACGCCGGCCACGGCGGCTCGAGCGGCACGTCGCCGGTCTCGAAGACGATCGCCGACTGGGCGCTGCGCATGGGCTTCGGCGCGCACTTCGCGGGCTGGGGCAAATAA
- the opgC gene encoding OpgC domain-containing protein — protein sequence MPVTPGHVRDRRFDSLRGLLVVLMATNHIASDLRGATDQALGFVSSAEGFVFMSGLVAGWVYARRLLERGFAAACAASARRAGTVYRTHLLTYFVALVWTLLYTLYTHAVSPHLPPWFVTEPLNSVWLGLTLLYQPGLLGILPMYCVLLLALPWVLRASLRGSGFVVLALSFLIWAVTQSASGGIWAWGGRIDLGALHPLAWQFLFVAGAVLGAHKAMGVRLLEPRAWPLALAFAAAVALWLVRHGIVPAPLPVDQLAVLTNKTTLGALRLADFALVAYLVASAATVFPGAFTWRPLALVGEFALPAFAAQCLVALALTTYPELFATTALGRAIGTAAMLGAVFGVAAFQHWQRTRRIEAAIARLLRAPAPKPPPRNMAHVAPR from the coding sequence ATGCCCGTCACGCCCGGCCATGTCCGCGACCGCCGCTTCGATTCGTTGCGGGGATTGCTGGTCGTGCTGATGGCGACAAATCACATCGCCTCGGACCTGCGCGGCGCGACGGACCAGGCGCTCGGCTTCGTGAGTTCGGCCGAGGGCTTCGTGTTCATGTCCGGACTCGTCGCCGGCTGGGTGTATGCGCGCCGCCTGCTCGAGCGCGGCTTCGCCGCGGCGTGCGCGGCCAGCGCGCGGCGCGCCGGCACGGTCTACCGCACGCATCTGCTGACCTACTTCGTCGCGCTCGTGTGGACGCTTCTCTACACGCTCTACACGCATGCCGTCTCGCCGCATCTGCCGCCGTGGTTCGTCACCGAGCCGCTCAACTCCGTCTGGCTCGGCCTCACCCTGCTCTATCAACCCGGACTGCTCGGCATCCTGCCGATGTATTGCGTGCTCCTGCTCGCGCTGCCTTGGGTGTTGCGCGCGTCGCTGCGCGGGAGCGGGTTCGTCGTGCTCGCCCTGAGCTTTCTTATCTGGGCGGTGACTCAATCCGCCTCGGGCGGCATCTGGGCCTGGGGTGGACGCATCGATCTCGGGGCGTTGCATCCGCTCGCGTGGCAATTCCTTTTCGTCGCCGGCGCCGTCCTCGGCGCGCACAAGGCGATGGGCGTGCGCCTGCTCGAGCCGCGCGCCTGGCCGCTCGCGCTGGCGTTCGCGGCGGCCGTGGCGCTGTGGCTCGTGCGGCACGGCATCGTGCCGGCTCCGTTGCCCGTCGACCAACTCGCCGTGCTGACCAACAAGACCACGCTCGGCGCGCTGCGGCTGGCCGACTTCGCGCTCGTCGCCTACCTCGTCGCGAGCGCCGCCACCGTTTTTCCGGGGGCGTTTACCTGGCGTCCGCTCGCCCTCGTCGGCGAATTCGCCCTGCCGGCCTTTGCCGCGCAATGCCTCGTGGCGCTCGCGCTCACCACCTATCCGGAACTCTTCGCGACGACCGCGCTCGGCCGCGCCATCGGCACGGCGGCGATGCTCGGCGCGGTGTTCGGCGTCGCCGCCTTCCAGCACTGGCAGCGCACGCGCCGCATCGAGGCGGCCATCGCGCGGCTGCTCCGCGCCCCCGCGCCGAAGCCGCCGCCGCGCAACATGGCGCATGTCGCGCCGCGCTGA
- a CDS encoding HD domain-containing protein, translating into MSRRADCRGCRLEADATSCFAAPVIPLSPAERLARQMQFIIEADKLKEVFRQTLNTQSRRAENSAEHSWHFALMVMTLAEHSNHQPLDVLRVLKMTLIHDLVEIDAGDTYAYDTKHMADQHEREARAAERIFGLLPPDQAADFRALWDEFEARTTPEAKFAAACDRFHPMLLNCLTGGERWRHHGVTYDKVVARNQHAREGSTALWAYAQQILDAAVATGALAKTPAP; encoded by the coding sequence ATGTCGCGCCGCGCTGATTGCCGCGGTTGCAGGCTGGAAGCCGACGCTACTTCGTGCTTCGCTGCGCCCGTGATCCCACTTTCGCCCGCCGAGCGCCTCGCGCGCCAGATGCAGTTCATCATCGAAGCCGACAAGTTGAAGGAGGTCTTCCGCCAGACCCTCAACACCCAGAGCCGTCGCGCCGAGAACAGCGCCGAGCACTCATGGCATTTCGCGCTCATGGTCATGACGCTCGCCGAGCACTCGAACCACCAGCCGCTCGACGTCCTGCGCGTGCTCAAGATGACGCTCATCCACGACCTCGTGGAAATCGACGCCGGCGACACCTACGCCTACGACACGAAGCACATGGCCGACCAGCACGAGCGCGAAGCCCGCGCCGCCGAGCGCATCTTCGGCCTGCTCCCGCCGGACCAAGCGGCCGACTTCCGTGCGCTGTGGGACGAGTTCGAAGCGCGCACGACACCCGAGGCGAAATTCGCCGCGGCCTGCGACCGCTTCCATCCCATGCTGCTCAACTGCCTCACCGGCGGCGAGCGCTGGCGCCACCACGGCGTGACCTACGACAAGGTCGTCGCCCGCAACCAGCACGCGCGCGAAGGCTCAACCGCGCTCTGGGCCTACGCGCAACAGATACTCGACGCCGCCGTCGCGACCGGCGCCCTGGCCAAGACTCCCGCCCCGTGA